One genomic window of Bacillus mycoides includes the following:
- the rpsU gene encoding 30S ribosomal protein S21, with protein MSKTVVRKNESLEDALRRFKRSVSKTGTLAEARKREFYEKPSVKRKKKSEAARKRKF; from the coding sequence ATGTCAAAAACAGTCGTTCGTAAAAACGAGTCTTTGGAGGATGCACTTCGCCGTTTTAAAAGATCGGTTTCTAAAACTGGTACACTTGCTGAAGCAAGAAAGCGCGAGTTTTATGAAAAACCAAGTGTAAAACGTAAGAAGAAATCTGAAGCGGCAAGAAAGCGTAAGTTCTAA
- a CDS encoding GatB/YqeY domain-containing protein, whose product MSLLGRLNDDMKQAMKNKQKEKLTVIRMVKAALQNEGIKLQHTLTEEEELTVLAREVKQYKDSLLEFKKAGREDLVDKLQSEIQILSAYLPEQLTEEELADIIKQVISEVGATSKADMGKVMTAVMPKVKGKTDGSLVNKLVIQLLA is encoded by the coding sequence ATGAGTCTTCTCGGTCGTTTAAACGATGATATGAAACAAGCGATGAAGAATAAACAAAAAGAAAAATTAACCGTTATTCGTATGGTTAAGGCTGCTTTACAAAATGAAGGTATTAAACTGCAACATACTCTTACTGAAGAAGAGGAATTAACAGTTTTAGCTCGTGAAGTAAAACAGTATAAGGACTCCCTCCTTGAATTTAAAAAAGCTGGTCGTGAAGACCTTGTTGATAAACTGCAAAGTGAAATTCAGATTTTAAGCGCATATTTGCCGGAGCAATTAACAGAAGAAGAACTAGCGGATATAATTAAGCAAGTTATTTCTGAAGTTGGTGCTACATCTAAAGCAGATATGGGTAAAGTGATGACTGCTGTTATGCCGAAAGTAAAAGGTAAAACAGACGGATCACTTGTAAATAAGTTGGTTATCCAGCTATTAGCATAA
- a CDS encoding 16S rRNA (uracil(1498)-N(3))-methyltransferase, with amino-acid sequence MQRYFVEEKYVNETSIRIMGDDVHHIARVMRMSAGDHIYCCVNGKTAECSIAEITSEFVDTTIVEWVEASSELPVFVTIASGLPKGDKLELIFQKGTELGAAAFLPFQASRSIVKWDAKKADKKVERLKKIVKEAAEQSHRSEIPEVHVPSSFKQLLSMSSEYDVCLVAYEEEAKQGEKSNFAKALSTIKPGQKLLIVFGPEGGLAEEEITALREHKFVPCSLGPRILRTETAPLYALSAASYHFELMG; translated from the coding sequence ATGCAACGTTATTTTGTAGAAGAGAAATATGTAAATGAGACAAGTATTCGTATAATGGGTGATGATGTTCATCACATCGCAAGAGTGATGCGTATGTCAGCTGGTGACCACATTTATTGCTGTGTAAATGGTAAAACAGCAGAGTGTTCAATTGCTGAAATTACCAGTGAATTTGTGGATACCACTATTGTAGAATGGGTAGAGGCGTCAAGCGAACTTCCTGTGTTCGTGACGATTGCAAGTGGACTGCCGAAAGGAGACAAGCTAGAGTTAATTTTTCAAAAAGGAACTGAGCTTGGGGCAGCTGCATTTTTACCATTTCAAGCATCTCGATCTATTGTAAAGTGGGATGCGAAAAAAGCAGATAAAAAAGTTGAGCGTTTGAAAAAAATTGTAAAAGAAGCTGCGGAACAATCGCATAGAAGTGAAATTCCAGAAGTACACGTTCCCTCATCATTTAAACAACTGCTGTCGATGAGCAGCGAGTATGATGTTTGTCTTGTTGCGTATGAAGAAGAAGCGAAACAAGGTGAGAAATCTAATTTTGCGAAAGCTTTATCGACGATTAAACCAGGCCAAAAGCTGCTGATTGTATTTGGGCCGGAAGGCGGTTTAGCGGAGGAAGAGATAACCGCACTTCGTGAACATAAATTTGTACCATGTAGTTTAGGACCAAGAATTTTAAGAACAGAAACGGCTCCGCTTTATGCGTTAAGTGCCGCTTCTTATCATTTTGAATTGATGGGGTGA
- the dnaJ gene encoding chaperone protein DnaJ, with amino-acid sequence MNKRDYYEVLGLSKGASKDEIKKAYRRLAKKYHPDVSKEENAIEKFKEVQEAYEVLSDDQNRAQYDQFGHAGPNQGFGGGDFGGGFGFEDIFSSFFGGGGGRRRDPNAPRQGADLQYQVTLEFEEAIFGKELNVEIPVEDPCDTCKGSGAKPGTSKETCKHCSGSGQVSVEQNTPFGRIVNRQACGHCSGTGQMIKEKCTTCHGSGKVRKRKKINVKIPAGIDNGQQIRVSGKGEAGVNGGPAGDLYVVVHVRNHEFFAREGDHIICEMPLTFAQMALGAEVEVPTVHGKVKLKIPAGTQTGTEFRLKGKGAPNVRGYGQGDQYVVVRVVVPTKLTSHQKDLLREFAGQEEQDDSLFRKLKRAFKGE; translated from the coding sequence ATGAATAAACGAGACTATTATGAGGTCCTTGGACTTAGCAAGGGTGCTTCTAAAGATGAAATAAAAAAAGCGTATCGTCGTTTGGCTAAAAAGTACCATCCAGACGTAAGTAAAGAAGAAAATGCAATTGAAAAGTTTAAAGAAGTACAAGAAGCATACGAAGTATTAAGTGACGATCAAAACCGCGCGCAGTATGATCAGTTTGGTCACGCGGGTCCGAATCAAGGTTTCGGTGGAGGTGACTTCGGTGGTGGCTTCGGATTTGAAGATATCTTCAGTTCATTCTTTGGTGGCGGTGGCGGCAGACGTCGTGATCCGAATGCTCCGCGTCAAGGTGCTGATTTACAATATCAAGTTACTTTAGAGTTTGAAGAAGCTATTTTTGGTAAAGAATTAAATGTTGAGATTCCAGTGGAGGATCCATGTGATACTTGTAAGGGTAGTGGAGCAAAACCAGGAACTTCAAAAGAAACATGTAAACATTGTTCAGGATCAGGGCAAGTAAGTGTAGAACAAAATACACCATTTGGGCGTATTGTAAACCGTCAAGCTTGTGGGCATTGTTCAGGAACAGGTCAAATGATTAAAGAGAAATGTACGACATGCCATGGTTCTGGTAAAGTTCGTAAACGCAAAAAAATCAATGTTAAAATTCCAGCGGGTATCGATAATGGTCAACAAATTCGTGTATCTGGAAAAGGTGAAGCAGGCGTAAATGGCGGACCGGCAGGTGACTTATATGTTGTTGTTCATGTGAGAAATCATGAATTCTTTGCGCGCGAAGGGGATCACATTATTTGCGAAATGCCATTAACATTTGCGCAAATGGCACTTGGTGCGGAAGTAGAAGTTCCTACCGTTCATGGCAAAGTGAAGCTGAAAATTCCAGCAGGAACACAAACAGGAACAGAATTCCGCTTAAAAGGAAAAGGTGCTCCGAACGTACGTGGATATGGTCAAGGAGATCAATATGTAGTCGTTCGTGTTGTTGTGCCGACGAAATTAACTTCACATCAAAAAGATTTATTGCGTGAATTTGCAGGGCAAGAAGAGCAGGATGATAGCTTATTCAGAAAGCTTAAACGTGCTTTCAAAGGGGAATAA
- the yqfD gene encoding sporulation protein YqfD encodes MKNKWFIKWLGYVKVRIEGRGAERFVNECVRRKLLVWDVKKIADETLVFCMLLRDVKKIKPIYRKNECKLYFIGRYGFPFWNKRLIKNSGFLIGFLIFFFGMIALSNMVWKIEITGAKPETEYILMKELDKMGIKKGKLQFQMPSVEDVQRHLTDNINAITWAGLEIRGTTYHFKIVEKNEPKKESEQQPQNLVAKKEGIITKTFVEVGKPVVMKNDHVEKGQLLVSGMYGNEENPTIVSAKGIVYGETWYKSEVDVPLKTQFQVYTGNSYNEYFLKFGSAKIKIWGFQQDKYKRSRTESVKHDVKLFGFTLPVAYEKDIVREEEEANREYTEKQAMKVAKEMAEKELKKKLDEHAMIVSDNILSKEVEADHLKVTLHYTVIENIAEPQPISEFDIQGD; translated from the coding sequence ATGAAAAATAAATGGTTTATAAAATGGCTTGGGTATGTAAAGGTGCGAATTGAAGGTAGAGGAGCGGAACGCTTTGTTAACGAGTGTGTGCGGAGGAAATTACTAGTTTGGGATGTAAAGAAGATAGCTGATGAAACGTTAGTTTTTTGTATGTTATTACGAGATGTGAAAAAGATAAAACCAATTTATAGAAAAAATGAATGTAAATTATATTTTATTGGACGTTACGGTTTTCCGTTTTGGAATAAGCGTTTAATTAAAAATAGTGGATTTTTAATTGGGTTTTTAATATTTTTTTTCGGAATGATCGCATTGTCAAATATGGTGTGGAAAATTGAAATTACAGGAGCAAAACCTGAAACGGAATATATATTGATGAAAGAATTGGATAAAATGGGTATAAAAAAGGGGAAATTACAGTTCCAAATGCCGAGTGTAGAAGATGTTCAACGTCATTTGACAGACAATATTAATGCGATTACTTGGGCGGGATTAGAAATAAGAGGGACAACATATCATTTTAAGATTGTTGAAAAAAATGAACCGAAAAAAGAAAGTGAACAACAGCCACAAAACTTAGTAGCAAAAAAAGAAGGGATTATTACAAAAACATTTGTGGAAGTTGGGAAGCCTGTTGTCATGAAAAATGACCATGTAGAAAAGGGGCAACTTCTCGTCTCGGGGATGTATGGTAATGAGGAGAATCCGACAATTGTTTCGGCTAAAGGGATTGTATATGGAGAAACGTGGTATAAATCTGAGGTGGATGTTCCATTAAAGACGCAATTTCAAGTGTATACTGGTAATTCGTATAATGAATATTTTCTTAAATTTGGGAGTGCTAAAATAAAAATATGGGGATTTCAACAGGATAAGTATAAACGCTCTCGTACTGAAAGTGTAAAACATGATGTGAAATTATTTGGATTCACATTACCAGTTGCATATGAAAAAGATATTGTACGAGAAGAGGAAGAAGCGAACCGAGAATATACCGAAAAACAAGCGATGAAAGTAGCGAAAGAGATGGCAGAAAAAGAACTGAAGAAAAAATTGGATGAACATGCTATGATTGTAAGTGATAACATTTTGAGTAAAGAGGTTGAGGCGGATCACCTAAAGGTCACATTACATTATACAGTGATTGAAAATATTGCAGAGCCACAACCAATATCTGAATTCGATATTCAAGGAGACTGA
- the yqfC gene encoding sporulation protein YqfC, with amino-acid sequence MKKLEQMKNWLTKQIDLPVDVLMDLPRITLVGQVHIYIENHRGLLVFSDKEVRLLLKHGQLLIKGQSFVIKTILPEELLLEGIIEQVTFLENEKKEE; translated from the coding sequence ATGAAGAAATTAGAACAAATGAAGAATTGGTTAACGAAGCAAATAGACCTGCCAGTGGATGTGTTAATGGATCTACCTCGGATCACGCTTGTTGGGCAAGTACATATCTATATAGAAAATCATCGAGGATTATTAGTGTTTTCAGATAAAGAGGTAAGATTGCTATTGAAACATGGTCAATTATTAATTAAAGGTCAATCCTTTGTTATTAAAACAATCCTTCCAGAAGAACTGTTGCTTGAAGGGATTATTGAACAAGTGACGTTTTTAGAAAATGAAAAGAAAGAGGAGTGA
- a CDS encoding HD family phosphohydrolase — translation MSKSQEISKWFRNLQHSKKLSWISYVLLGAVLFFALMNNVKPEQLDVKELDIAKKTIHSPIKIEDKAATAKKKKEAAQKVEDKYTYKSEYKQNKVDIVNSVFDAVSEVEAEAKSTGPDEYKKISDVDKLDKLKKKLPTDLAKSLTDSILLKFINADSSQLSLSKDAAVTAVNKIMSEHIKMDQEEVARERFVTEMSSVGISSDLKVAVNALGKYAIAANYFYDSAATKDSQKIAEDSVASVFILQGQVLVKEGDTISREAYEQLKLAGLLEKGNTFQPYVGLAVLICVLLYFMHKQFEVFLQRKREDRPYVLAYITILSITIVLMKIISLFQKLEYAGIAYVVPVAMGTILVKLMIGDRFVFLTSMIFSVCGSIMFNEGVTSTLNYSVGIYVLLSSLSVSIFLREKNRRTMILQAGILVSVLNVVVLAALLLLRNGNFSPLEIGVQLLMAAVSGIISSVLAMGILPYLESGLGIVSSMKLMELSSPNHPLLRKILLEAPGTYHHSVMVANLSEAACEAVGANGVLARVGAYYHDVGKTVQPQFFIENQMGIENPHDRLDPVTSKDIIIAHVTDGVRMLEENHIPQEIIDIAGQHHGTTLLKYFYYKAIKEDKEKYTEEMFRYPGSKATSKESAIVGIADSVEAAVRSMNHPTPDQINNLVQSIIRDRLQDGQFSECDLTFKELQIVGKTLCETLNGIFHSRITYPEPPEEKEQE, via the coding sequence ATGTCAAAATCTCAAGAAATTTCTAAGTGGTTTCGTAATTTACAACATTCGAAAAAACTAAGTTGGATTTCTTACGTTTTATTAGGAGCAGTACTGTTTTTTGCACTTATGAATAATGTGAAACCAGAGCAATTAGATGTTAAAGAGCTCGATATTGCTAAAAAAACAATTCACTCTCCTATTAAAATTGAAGATAAAGCCGCAACAGCGAAAAAGAAAAAAGAAGCCGCTCAAAAGGTTGAGGATAAATATACATATAAAAGCGAATATAAGCAAAATAAAGTGGATATTGTAAATTCCGTCTTTGATGCGGTAAGTGAAGTAGAGGCAGAGGCTAAGTCGACTGGCCCAGACGAGTATAAAAAAATTTCTGATGTGGACAAATTGGATAAGTTAAAGAAGAAATTACCAACAGATTTAGCGAAAAGCTTAACAGATTCAATATTGTTGAAATTTATTAATGCTGATTCAAGTCAATTGTCATTGTCGAAGGATGCGGCTGTAACAGCGGTTAATAAAATTATGAGTGAACACATTAAGATGGATCAAGAAGAAGTTGCAAGAGAACGATTTGTTACTGAAATGAGTAGCGTAGGTATAAGCAGTGATTTAAAAGTTGCGGTGAATGCACTAGGGAAGTATGCGATTGCAGCGAACTATTTTTATGATTCAGCTGCGACGAAAGATAGTCAAAAAATAGCGGAAGATTCAGTTGCATCAGTTTTTATCCTTCAAGGGCAAGTTCTTGTGAAAGAAGGCGATACGATTTCACGAGAAGCATATGAGCAGTTGAAGTTAGCTGGATTGTTAGAGAAGGGCAATACCTTCCAACCTTATGTTGGTCTGGCTGTACTTATTTGTGTGTTATTGTACTTTATGCATAAGCAGTTTGAAGTGTTTTTACAGCGAAAAAGAGAAGATAGGCCGTATGTTTTAGCGTATATCACAATTTTGTCTATCACGATTGTTTTAATGAAAATCATTAGTTTGTTTCAAAAGCTTGAATATGCAGGAATCGCGTATGTTGTTCCGGTTGCGATGGGAACAATACTTGTAAAATTAATGATTGGTGATCGATTTGTATTTTTAACGAGTATGATCTTTTCTGTATGCGGAAGTATTATGTTTAATGAAGGTGTAACGAGTACACTGAATTATAGTGTGGGGATTTATGTTTTATTAAGTTCATTATCAGTTAGTATTTTCTTGAGAGAAAAAAATCGTCGTACAATGATTTTACAAGCTGGTATACTCGTTTCTGTATTAAATGTAGTCGTATTAGCGGCGTTGTTATTATTGCGAAATGGGAACTTTTCGCCTCTTGAAATTGGGGTACAATTATTAATGGCTGCAGTTTCAGGGATTATCTCTTCTGTTCTAGCTATGGGGATTTTACCTTATTTAGAAAGTGGCCTTGGGATTGTATCGAGTATGAAGTTGATGGAACTTTCAAGTCCGAATCATCCGCTCTTGCGCAAAATTTTATTAGAAGCACCAGGTACATATCACCACAGTGTAATGGTAGCTAATCTTTCAGAAGCTGCATGTGAAGCAGTTGGAGCGAACGGAGTATTAGCGCGTGTAGGGGCGTATTATCATGATGTAGGGAAAACAGTACAACCGCAGTTTTTTATTGAAAACCAGATGGGAATTGAAAACCCGCATGATAGATTAGACCCTGTAACGAGTAAAGATATTATAATTGCTCATGTAACCGATGGGGTGAGAATGCTAGAAGAAAACCATATACCTCAAGAAATTATCGATATCGCTGGACAGCATCATGGTACAACGTTACTTAAATATTTTTACTATAAGGCGATTAAAGAAGATAAAGAGAAATATACTGAGGAAATGTTCCGCTATCCAGGATCAAAAGCAACTTCTAAAGAGTCGGCAATCGTTGGTATTGCTGATAGTGTAGAAGCGGCGGTACGTTCAATGAATCATCCAACGCCAGATCAAATCAATAATTTAGTGCAAAGTATCATTAGAGATCGTTTGCAAGATGGTCAATTTAGTGAATGTGATTTGACATTTAAGGAACTACAAATCGTTGGAAAAACGTTATGTGAAACGTTAAATGGTATTTTCCATTCCCGTATTACATATCCGGAACCGCCGGAAGAAAAGGAGCAAGAATGA
- the mtaB gene encoding tRNA (N(6)-L-threonylcarbamoyladenosine(37)-C(2))-methylthiotransferase MtaB, giving the protein MATVAFHTLGCKVNHYETEAIWQLFKQGGYERTEYEKKSDVYVINTCTVTNTGDKKSRQVIRRAVRQNPDAVICVTGCYAQTSPAEIMAIPGVDIVVGTQDREKMLGYIEEFRQERQPINAVRNIMKTRVYEELDVPYFTDRTRASLKIQEGCNNFCTFCIIPWARGLMRSRDGKEVIKQAQQLVDAGYKEIVLTGIHTGGYGEDIKEYNLAGLLRDMEAEVGGLKRLRISSIEASQISDEVIEVLDKSEVVVRHLHIPLQSGSNTVLKRMRRKYTMEFFQERLDRLKEALPGLAITSDVIVGFPGETEEEFMETYNFIKENRFSELHVFPYSKRTGTPAARMEDQVPEDVKNDRVHRLIELSNQLAKEYASGFEGEVLEIIPEETFKDGDREGLYVGYTDNYLKIVFEGSEELIGKLVKVKITKAGYPYNEAQFVRVLEDDVKKESASA; this is encoded by the coding sequence ATGGCAACTGTTGCGTTCCACACGTTAGGTTGTAAAGTAAACCACTATGAAACAGAAGCGATTTGGCAATTGTTTAAACAAGGTGGTTATGAAAGAACTGAATATGAAAAAAAATCTGATGTATATGTTATTAACACATGTACAGTAACAAATACTGGAGATAAAAAAAGCCGTCAAGTAATTAGACGTGCTGTACGTCAAAATCCAGATGCGGTAATTTGTGTAACTGGATGTTATGCACAAACATCTCCAGCAGAAATTATGGCAATTCCAGGTGTAGATATTGTTGTTGGTACGCAAGATCGTGAGAAGATGTTAGGATACATCGAAGAATTCCGTCAAGAGCGTCAACCAATTAATGCTGTCCGCAATATTATGAAAACACGTGTATATGAAGAGCTCGATGTACCATATTTCACGGACCGTACACGTGCATCTTTAAAAATACAAGAAGGTTGCAATAACTTCTGTACATTTTGCATCATTCCTTGGGCGCGTGGTTTAATGCGTTCTCGTGATGGAAAAGAAGTTATTAAACAAGCGCAGCAATTAGTAGATGCGGGCTATAAAGAAATCGTATTAACAGGTATTCATACAGGTGGGTACGGTGAAGATATAAAAGAGTATAACTTAGCAGGATTACTGCGTGATATGGAAGCGGAAGTAGGCGGATTGAAACGTCTTCGTATTTCTTCTATTGAGGCGAGTCAAATTTCTGATGAAGTAATTGAAGTGTTAGATAAATCAGAAGTAGTTGTACGTCACTTGCATATTCCATTACAGTCAGGATCTAATACTGTATTGAAACGTATGCGCCGTAAGTATACGATGGAATTTTTCCAAGAGCGTTTAGATCGTTTGAAAGAAGCGTTACCAGGGCTTGCGATTACATCAGACGTAATTGTTGGATTCCCAGGTGAAACAGAAGAAGAATTCATGGAAACGTACAATTTCATTAAAGAGAATCGTTTCTCTGAATTACACGTTTTCCCTTATTCAAAACGTACAGGTACTCCAGCAGCACGTATGGAAGATCAAGTTCCTGAAGACGTGAAGAACGATCGTGTTCACCGTCTAATTGAGCTATCTAATCAATTAGCGAAAGAGTATGCTTCTGGATTTGAAGGTGAAGTACTTGAAATCATTCCGGAAGAGACATTTAAAGATGGTGACCGTGAAGGTTTATATGTAGGTTATACAGATAACTACTTAAAAATTGTGTTTGAAGGATCTGAAGAATTGATTGGTAAGCTAGTAAAAGTAAAAATTACAAAAGCTGGTTATCCATATAACGAAGCGCAGTTTGTTCGTGTTCTTGAAGATGATGTAAAAAAAGAATCAGCAAGCGCATAA
- the prmA gene encoding 50S ribosomal protein L11 methyltransferase — translation MKWSEISIHTTEEAVEAVSHILHEAGASGIVIEDPAELTKEREQQYGEIYALNPDEYPSEGVLVKAYFPQTDSLHETVAGVKSSIDALPSFDIEIGTGNITINEVDEEDWATAWKKYYHPVQISDTFTIVPTWEEYTPSSPDEKIIELDPGMAFGTGTHPTTTMCIRALEKTVQPGDTVIDVGTGSGVLSIAAAKLGAASVQAYDLDPVAVESAEMNVRLNKTDDIVNVGQNSLLEGIEGPVDLIVANLLAEIILLFPEDAARVVKPGGLFITSGIIGAKEKVISEALEKAGFTIEEVLRMEDWVAIIARNA, via the coding sequence GTGAAATGGTCAGAAATTAGTATTCATACAACAGAAGAAGCAGTAGAAGCTGTCTCTCATATTTTGCATGAAGCAGGCGCTAGCGGGATTGTGATTGAGGACCCAGCGGAGTTGACGAAAGAGCGTGAGCAACAATACGGTGAGATTTATGCACTTAACCCAGATGAATATCCAAGTGAGGGTGTTTTGGTAAAAGCATATTTCCCACAAACGGATTCTTTACACGAAACGGTTGCAGGTGTAAAATCATCTATTGATGCACTACCATCTTTCGACATCGAAATTGGTACAGGAAATATTACAATTAATGAAGTCGATGAGGAAGATTGGGCTACTGCTTGGAAGAAGTATTATCATCCAGTTCAAATTTCTGATACATTCACAATTGTGCCGACGTGGGAAGAGTATACACCGTCTTCTCCAGATGAAAAAATTATTGAATTAGATCCAGGTATGGCGTTTGGTACAGGGACACATCCAACAACAACGATGTGTATTCGTGCGTTAGAAAAAACGGTTCAGCCAGGTGATACTGTGATTGATGTGGGGACGGGTTCAGGGGTACTTAGTATTGCTGCGGCAAAATTAGGTGCGGCTTCTGTTCAAGCGTATGATTTAGACCCAGTTGCAGTTGAAAGTGCAGAAATGAATGTGCGCTTAAATAAAACAGATGACATTGTCAATGTTGGACAGAATAGTCTATTAGAAGGTATTGAAGGTCCAGTTGATTTAATCGTAGCAAATTTACTAGCGGAAATTATTCTTCTATTCCCTGAAGATGCAGCGAGAGTTGTGAAGCCAGGTGGATTATTTATTACATCTGGTATTATTGGGGCGAAAGAAAAAGTAATTTCTGAAGCGTTAGAAAAAGCTGGATTTACAATTGAAGAAGTGCTCCGAATGGAAGATTGGGTAGCAATTATTGCACGAAATGCGTAA
- a CDS encoding PhoH family protein produces MAEQLVEMNQQLENPNEAIALFGVNDAHLKVIERELSVSIVTRGESVRVSGADETVVLVEKILQQLLVVIRKGVSISERDVAYAIQLGQQGKIAQFEELYEEEIFKTAKGKSIRVKTMGQRRYIHAMKKNDIVFGIGPAGTGKTYLAVVMAVRALKQGYVKKIILTRPAVEAGESLGFLPGDLKEKVDPYLRPLYDALHDILGQEYTQRMMERGVIEIAPLAYMRGRTLDDSFVILDEAQNTTGVQIKMFLTRLGFSSKMVITGDPSQVDLPKGVKSGLSIAANILSGVSGLSFITLEQTDVVRHPLVQRIIEAYDKME; encoded by the coding sequence ATGGCAGAACAATTAGTAGAAATGAACCAACAATTGGAAAACCCTAACGAAGCAATCGCTCTTTTTGGGGTAAATGATGCTCATTTAAAAGTAATTGAACGAGAACTTAGTGTATCGATTGTGACTAGAGGAGAATCTGTTCGTGTATCTGGGGCAGATGAAACTGTGGTGCTCGTAGAAAAAATCTTACAACAGTTACTTGTTGTTATCCGTAAAGGTGTATCAATTTCGGAAAGAGATGTTGCGTATGCGATTCAGCTTGGGCAACAAGGGAAAATTGCTCAATTCGAAGAGTTATATGAAGAGGAAATTTTTAAAACGGCAAAAGGTAAATCCATTCGTGTGAAAACGATGGGGCAAAGACGATATATTCATGCAATGAAAAAGAATGATATTGTATTTGGGATAGGGCCTGCTGGGACAGGAAAAACATACTTAGCCGTAGTAATGGCTGTGAGAGCTTTAAAGCAAGGGTATGTAAAGAAAATTATTTTAACAAGACCTGCTGTAGAAGCTGGAGAGAGCTTAGGGTTTTTACCAGGTGATTTGAAAGAAAAAGTAGATCCGTATTTACGTCCGCTATATGATGCGTTACATGATATTCTTGGACAAGAATATACACAACGTATGATGGAACGTGGTGTAATTGAAATTGCACCTCTTGCTTATATGAGAGGGCGTACTCTTGATGATTCATTTGTTATATTAGATGAGGCGCAAAATACAACTGGTGTTCAAATAAAAATGTTTTTAACACGATTAGGTTTTAGTTCTAAAATGGTTATTACGGGGGATCCCTCACAGGTAGACTTGCCAAAAGGGGTAAAGTCAGGTCTTTCTATTGCTGCTAATATTTTATCTGGTGTATCAGGTCTTTCGTTCATTACATTGGAACAAACGGACGTTGTGAGACACCCGTTAGTGCAACGTATTATTGAGGCATATGATAAAATGGAATGA